One region of Streptomyces rishiriensis genomic DNA includes:
- a CDS encoding hemerythrin domain-containing protein: MPDTRDVVALILQDHRRMEDLFRLMRSVEADRAAALREFADLLIAHALAEEEKVYPALKRFKKIDDEEVEHGEEEHEEGNKALLELLEVDEVGSEEWDEKLEELVEAIAHHTDEEERTILNGARENVAMERREELGAAFLEARERQLKAGCGDVDNVRRIVGS, encoded by the coding sequence ATGCCTGACACGCGAGACGTCGTTGCCCTCATCCTCCAGGACCACCGAAGAATGGAGGACCTCTTCCGTCTGATGCGCAGCGTCGAAGCCGACCGCGCGGCCGCCCTGCGGGAGTTCGCCGACCTCTTGATCGCGCACGCCCTGGCGGAGGAGGAGAAGGTCTACCCCGCCCTCAAGCGCTTCAAGAAGATCGACGACGAAGAGGTGGAGCACGGCGAGGAGGAGCACGAGGAAGGCAACAAGGCGCTCCTCGAACTCCTGGAGGTCGACGAGGTCGGCTCCGAGGAGTGGGACGAGAAACTGGAAGAGCTCGTGGAGGCCATCGCCCACCACACCGACGAGGAGGAGCGCACCATCCTCAACGGTGCCCGCGAGAATGTCGCCATGGAGCGACGCGAAGAGCTCGGCGCGGCGTTCCTGGAAGCAAGGGAACGTCAGCTGAAGGCCGGTTGCGGCGACGTGGACAACGTGCGTCGCATCGTCGGCTCCTGA
- a CDS encoding oxygenase MpaB family protein — translation MLTVVREQMGRALFRRVAGPDGPATRARIHDTPGPRWFAADRPIRTVHGDASMFIGGLSALLLQSLHPLAMAAVAGHSGFRGDPWGRLQRTSTFLAVTTYGTAADAERAVGKVRGIHEHIRGTTADGVPYHAADPHLLGWVHAAETDSFLRAHERFGAHPLDAAGYDAYVADTARVAEALGVSDPPRDRRELSERLAAYRPELEATSEARSTARFLLFQPPLPLAVRPFYGMLAANAVVLLPPWARGMLWLPRVPVVEDLAVRPTGQALTRTIRWAMAPPRRSRPA, via the coding sequence GTGCTGACCGTAGTCCGTGAACAGATGGGCCGGGCCCTGTTCCGCCGCGTCGCCGGGCCCGACGGACCGGCGACGCGTGCCCGCATCCACGACACACCCGGCCCGCGCTGGTTCGCAGCGGACCGCCCGATCCGCACCGTCCACGGTGACGCGTCGATGTTCATCGGCGGACTGAGCGCACTGCTGTTGCAGTCCCTGCACCCGCTCGCCATGGCTGCCGTGGCCGGGCACTCGGGATTCCGCGGCGACCCGTGGGGCCGACTGCAGCGCACCAGCACCTTCCTGGCCGTGACGACCTACGGCACGGCCGCGGACGCTGAGCGGGCGGTCGGCAAGGTCCGTGGCATCCATGAACACATCCGCGGGACGACGGCCGACGGAGTGCCGTACCACGCGGCCGATCCTCACCTGCTCGGATGGGTGCACGCAGCCGAGACGGACAGCTTTCTGCGCGCCCACGAACGCTTCGGCGCCCACCCGCTGGACGCCGCCGGTTACGACGCCTACGTCGCCGACACCGCGCGTGTCGCCGAGGCGCTGGGGGTGAGCGACCCACCGCGCGACCGCCGCGAGCTCTCCGAGCGACTGGCCGCGTACCGCCCCGAACTCGAGGCCACGTCCGAGGCCCGCTCCACCGCCCGCTTCCTGCTGTTCCAGCCGCCCCTGCCGCTTGCGGTACGCCCCTTCTACGGCATGCTCGCCGCGAATGCCGTCGTGCTGCTGCCGCCCTGGGCCCGGGGCATGCTGTGGCTGCCGCGGGTGCCCGTCGTCGAGGACCTCGCCGTACGCCCCACCGGACAGGCCCTGACCCGGACCATCCGCTGGGCGATGGCCCCACCACGCCGGAGCCGCCCGGCGTGA
- a CDS encoding VOC family protein, whose translation MERVLGIGGYFMRAADPAALSAWYRDCLGLDADANGLWRQDAGPTVFATFESGTDYFGSRAQRTMLNFRVRDLEAMLAQLRAGGADVSEETQDMEGVGRFGWVTDPEGNRIELWQPA comes from the coding sequence ATGGAACGTGTGCTTGGAATCGGTGGGTACTTCATGCGGGCTGCCGACCCGGCGGCCCTGAGCGCCTGGTACCGCGACTGCCTGGGTCTGGACGCCGACGCGAACGGCCTATGGCGTCAGGATGCCGGGCCGACGGTGTTCGCGACGTTCGAGTCCGGAACCGACTACTTCGGGTCCCGCGCCCAGCGGACCATGCTCAACTTCCGGGTCCGCGACCTGGAGGCGATGCTCGCGCAGTTGCGTGCCGGGGGAGCCGACGTATCCGAAGAGACGCAGGACATGGAGGGCGTCGGTCGTTTCGGCTGGGTCACCGATCCGGAGGGAAACCGGATCGAGCTGTGGCAGCCCGCCTGA
- a CDS encoding MFS transporter, with protein sequence MADLLTGGQPDPARSGPTDIASLPAQVREDLTLRLRRNERPFGDDDVQVVERPLLRRAVSASALGNCMEWFDFGVYSYLAATIGKVFFPGASPAAQLISSFATFAAAFVVRPLGGLVFGPLGDRLGRQKVLATTMIMMAVGTFAIGLIPSYATIGIAAPILLLLARMVQGFSTGGEYGGATTFVAEYSPDRRRGFLSSWLDFGTFVGYALGSALVTTLNLALSDAQMLSWGWRIPFLIAGPLGAIGLYMRLKLEESPAFQQQLDEHEKSLAKESAGTEFRTIVKDHWRALLICMGLVLLYNVTNYMVTGFLPTYLTDTLGRSSSSADVLVLVGMVWIVLLITFLGRLSDHVGRRPLYGFAAAGMILLAVPAFLLLKTDGTWPPVFGVLILSTLLACFAAPSAATLPALFPTAVRYAAMGIGFNFAVAAFGGTTPLVTEALVSITGNDLMPAFYLMAAGAVGLLTVRFLPESAQVSLHGSQPMVGSKTERRELIATSRELYRTGRETSDRR encoded by the coding sequence GTGGCTGACCTACTGACCGGCGGGCAGCCCGACCCGGCGCGGTCCGGGCCGACCGACATCGCCAGCCTGCCCGCACAGGTCCGTGAGGACCTGACGCTCCGTCTGAGGCGGAACGAACGCCCCTTCGGCGACGACGACGTCCAGGTCGTCGAGCGACCACTCCTCCGACGTGCGGTCAGCGCCTCGGCGCTCGGCAACTGCATGGAATGGTTCGACTTCGGCGTCTACAGCTACCTTGCCGCCACGATCGGCAAGGTCTTCTTCCCCGGGGCGTCACCCGCCGCCCAGCTGATCTCGTCCTTCGCCACCTTCGCGGCCGCGTTCGTCGTACGCCCGCTCGGCGGCCTCGTCTTCGGGCCGCTCGGGGACCGCCTCGGGCGGCAGAAGGTACTCGCCACCACCATGATCATGATGGCGGTCGGCACGTTCGCCATCGGTCTCATCCCCAGTTACGCCACGATCGGTATCGCCGCCCCGATCCTGCTGTTGCTCGCCCGGATGGTGCAGGGCTTCTCCACCGGCGGCGAGTACGGGGGCGCCACGACCTTCGTCGCCGAGTACTCGCCCGACCGACGTCGCGGCTTTCTCTCCAGCTGGCTCGACTTCGGCACCTTCGTCGGTTACGCGCTGGGTTCCGCCCTGGTCACCACACTGAACCTCGCCCTCAGCGACGCGCAGATGCTCTCGTGGGGCTGGCGGATCCCGTTCCTGATCGCGGGCCCGCTCGGGGCGATCGGCCTCTACATGCGTCTCAAGCTCGAGGAGTCGCCCGCGTTCCAGCAGCAGCTCGACGAACACGAGAAGAGCCTCGCCAAGGAATCGGCGGGCACCGAGTTCAGGACCATCGTCAAGGACCACTGGCGGGCCCTTCTCATCTGCATGGGACTGGTACTGCTCTACAACGTCACGAATTACATGGTCACGGGATTCCTGCCCACCTACCTGACGGACACCCTCGGTCGCTCCAGCAGTTCGGCGGACGTCCTGGTGCTCGTGGGCATGGTGTGGATCGTGCTGCTGATCACCTTCCTCGGCAGGCTCAGCGACCACGTCGGCCGACGCCCCCTCTACGGTTTCGCGGCGGCGGGCATGATCCTGCTCGCCGTTCCCGCCTTCCTGCTGCTCAAGACGGACGGCACCTGGCCGCCGGTCTTCGGTGTGCTGATCCTTTCCACCCTGCTGGCGTGCTTCGCCGCGCCGAGCGCCGCGACCCTGCCCGCGCTGTTCCCGACGGCCGTCCGTTACGCGGCCATGGGCATCGGCTTCAACTTCGCGGTGGCGGCGTTCGGCGGTACGACCCCCCTGGTCACGGAGGCCCTGGTGAGCATCACCGGAAACGACCTGATGCCCGCGTTCTACCTCATGGCCGCCGGCGCGGTCGGGCTGCTCACCGTCCGTTTCCTGCCCGAGAGCGCCCAGGTGTCCCTCCACGGTTCCCAGCCGATGGTGGGATCGAAGACGGAGCGCCGCGAACTGATCGCCACCTCGCGGGAGCTGTACCGGACCGGGCGCGAGACGTCCGACCGCCGCTGA
- a CDS encoding S9 family peptidase, whose amino-acid sequence MAPDPRHHVSGGLMAADLGGDPVAPPPGTRPADSRGTAFAAAPAPAPVPLPEASGPREAVTRLRSHGCWYPSASPDGSEAAFICDRGGVPQLWAGPVDGDEVHLLDSLPDPVKEVSWSPDGRWIAYTTAPGGGEHTRVLCVRPDGTGRRVLAGADPGHTAYLGCWAHDGSAVAVTLAAPGARTQRNGAGPTRADAALPANWADRDGRAALLGGTPYDAAPGTGPTVTAADAAEPPVPSVRPGGGLSAYLIDPDGLASPVLLATETHAATLRVCDISRDGGLVLLRHGPRGRREGVVRRTADSATTCTMPVADGDPWIGRFSPDGRTLWLRSDAEREYAALLAVALGADGRPQGTSVMAERQDSDLDLLALSHDGRTAALSWNERGESRLELVEPLPTRWAPYGPLPTTTVPLPHEVVTRVVTAGPRGLLPALSGSQRRPGVWWAPDGVSLMRTPWSSRDEDATAAGRRPVRPVLLRLTARDGLPLSGWYYRAPGRAPGEPAPCVIHLHGGPEEHERPVFSPLYHELTGRGLDVFAPDVRGSSGHGRSFVDADLGAGRFAALDDVADCAAHAVPAGPADPTRLAVMGRSYGGYLTFASLVRHPDLFRTGVAVCGMSDFATFFAGTEPWLAESAAHKYGHPERDRELLRELSPMTRIDALRVPLLAVHGEHDTNVPPGESEQFVRAARDRGIPARLLTLRDEGHDFLRADNRRLFRRAAADWLERHLTG is encoded by the coding sequence ATGGCTCCAGACCCACGGCATCACGTGAGCGGCGGGCTGATGGCGGCGGACCTGGGCGGCGACCCGGTCGCCCCGCCCCCCGGCACGCGGCCGGCGGACTCGAGGGGCACCGCCTTCGCGGCCGCCCCGGCCCCGGCGCCGGTCCCCCTGCCCGAGGCGAGCGGTCCTCGGGAGGCCGTGACGCGGCTGCGCTCGCACGGCTGCTGGTACCCCTCCGCCAGCCCCGACGGCTCCGAGGCGGCCTTCATCTGCGACCGGGGCGGCGTCCCCCAGCTGTGGGCCGGGCCCGTCGACGGGGACGAGGTGCACCTGCTCGACTCCTTGCCGGACCCGGTCAAGGAGGTGTCCTGGTCGCCGGACGGACGCTGGATCGCCTACACCACCGCACCGGGCGGCGGCGAGCACACCAGGGTGCTGTGCGTACGTCCCGACGGCACCGGCCGCCGTGTGCTGGCCGGGGCCGATCCGGGCCACACCGCCTACCTGGGCTGCTGGGCGCACGACGGCTCGGCCGTCGCCGTCACGCTCGCCGCGCCGGGCGCCCGCACGCAGCGCAACGGCGCGGGACCGACCCGTGCCGACGCCGCCCTGCCGGCCAACTGGGCCGACCGGGACGGCCGGGCGGCACTCCTGGGCGGAACCCCGTACGACGCCGCACCGGGGACGGGGCCGACCGTGACGGCGGCCGACGCCGCGGAGCCTCCGGTGCCGTCGGTCCGTCCCGGCGGCGGCCTGTCGGCCTACCTGATCGACCCTGACGGTCTGGCGTCCCCCGTCCTCCTCGCCACGGAGACGCACGCCGCCACCCTGCGGGTGTGCGACATCAGCCGCGACGGCGGTCTCGTGCTGCTGCGCCACGGGCCGCGAGGACGGCGGGAAGGCGTCGTCCGGCGCACGGCCGACTCGGCCACGACGTGCACCATGCCGGTCGCCGACGGCGATCCGTGGATCGGACGGTTCTCACCCGACGGCCGGACGCTGTGGCTGCGCAGCGACGCCGAACGCGAGTACGCGGCGCTCCTCGCCGTCGCCCTCGGCGCCGACGGCCGGCCACAGGGCACGTCCGTCATGGCGGAACGGCAGGACAGCGATCTCGACCTCCTGGCGTTGTCCCACGACGGCCGCACCGCCGCACTGTCCTGGAACGAGCGGGGCGAGAGCCGGCTCGAACTCGTCGAGCCTCTCCCGACGCGGTGGGCCCCCTACGGCCCGCTGCCCACGACGACCGTCCCCCTGCCGCACGAGGTCGTCACCCGTGTCGTGACGGCCGGCCCGCGGGGGCTGCTGCCGGCGCTGTCCGGTTCCCAACGCCGGCCCGGGGTGTGGTGGGCCCCCGACGGCGTGTCCCTGATGCGAACGCCCTGGTCATCCCGTGACGAGGACGCCACCGCGGCGGGCCGCCGACCCGTACGCCCCGTCCTCCTGCGACTCACGGCGCGGGACGGGCTGCCCCTGAGCGGCTGGTACTACCGGGCGCCGGGCCGCGCTCCGGGTGAACCCGCCCCGTGCGTGATCCACCTGCACGGCGGACCGGAGGAGCACGAGCGCCCCGTCTTCAGCCCGCTCTACCACGAGCTGACCGGCCGGGGACTGGACGTCTTCGCCCCCGACGTCCGGGGCTCCTCGGGGCACGGCAGATCATTCGTCGACGCGGACCTCGGCGCGGGACGCTTCGCCGCGCTGGACGACGTGGCGGACTGCGCGGCCCACGCGGTGCCCGCGGGCCCCGCCGACCCGACCCGACTGGCGGTCATGGGCCGCTCGTACGGCGGCTACCTGACCTTCGCCTCCCTGGTGCGGCACCCCGATCTGTTCCGTACCGGCGTCGCCGTCTGCGGCATGTCGGACTTCGCGACCTTCTTCGCCGGTACGGAACCCTGGCTCGCCGAGTCGGCGGCCCACAAGTACGGCCACCCCGAGCGTGACCGCGAACTGCTGCGGGAACTCTCGCCGATGACACGCATCGACGCGCTGCGCGTCCCCCTGCTCGCCGTCCACGGAGAGCACGACACCAACGTGCCGCCGGGGGAGTCCGAGCAGTTCGTACGCGCGGCGCGAGACCGAGGCATCCCGGCCCGGCTGCTCACTCTGCGGGACGAGGGTCACGACTTCCTGCGCGCGGACAACCGTCGGCTGTTCCGCCGGGCCGCGGCGGACTGGCTGGAGCGCCACCTCACCGGTTGA
- a CDS encoding DUF4097 family beta strand repeat-containing protein, translating to MRKFDTPAPIAAVLDIPAGRIRFIAADRADTTVEVLPADPSNGRDVKAAEQAEVAFGGGLLRIQAAAQNRILGSSGAIEVTVQLPADSRVEAKAASAEFRGVGRLGDVVIEGSHGSIKLDETASARLTLLAGDVSVGRLNGPAEISTKKGDIRIAEAVRGTVELRTDAGEVSVGAARGVSASLDAGTAYGRIHNALKNTEGVADLNIHATTAYGDIVARSL from the coding sequence ATGCGGAAGTTCGACACCCCCGCCCCGATCGCCGCCGTCCTCGACATCCCCGCGGGGCGCATCCGGTTCATCGCCGCCGACCGGGCCGACACCACGGTCGAGGTCCTGCCCGCGGATCCTTCGAACGGCCGCGACGTGAAAGCCGCGGAGCAGGCCGAGGTCGCATTCGGCGGCGGGCTCCTGCGGATCCAGGCCGCGGCGCAGAACCGGATCCTCGGCAGCTCCGGAGCCATCGAGGTCACCGTCCAGCTGCCCGCCGATTCCCGGGTCGAGGCGAAGGCGGCCAGCGCCGAGTTCCGGGGCGTCGGACGGCTCGGTGACGTCGTCATCGAGGGCTCGCACGGTTCGATCAAGCTCGACGAGACCGCGAGCGCACGCCTCACCCTGCTCGCCGGTGACGTCTCGGTCGGCCGTCTCAACGGTCCCGCGGAGATCAGCACCAAGAAGGGCGACATCCGGATCGCCGAGGCCGTGCGGGGCACCGTCGAGCTGCGCACCGACGCGGGCGAGGTATCGGTCGGGGCCGCCCGTGGAGTCTCCGCCTCGCTGGACGCCGGCACCGCGTACGGCCGGATCCACAACGCGCTCAAGAACACCGAAGGCGTCGCCGACCTGAACATCCACGCGACCACCGCCTACGGCGACATCGTCGCCCGCAGCCTCTGA
- a CDS encoding helix-turn-helix transcriptional regulator gives MSTESDIRAFLASRRAKITPQQAGLPAYGGNRRVPGLRREEVALLAGVSIDYYVRLERGHLAGASEEVLDSVANALRLDEAERAHLHDLARAAAKRPVRRGRRARGPLPDSVLRVLNSMADSPAFIRNGRLDILAVNDLGRALYSPLFAHDAAEPVNIARFQFLDARGRAFFPDWEESVNTTVALLRTEAGRAPHDSELTGLVGELVTRSEEFRSAWAKHNVRLHHTGRKSFGHPSVGLITLDFDAMELPAQPGLTLTAYSCAPGTPDHDALRLLATWAASEKPHPSGTDVNEDRSRQR, from the coding sequence GTGAGCACCGAGAGCGACATCCGCGCCTTCCTGGCCTCCCGCCGCGCCAAGATCACCCCGCAGCAGGCAGGCCTGCCCGCCTACGGCGGCAACCGACGCGTACCGGGCCTGCGCCGCGAGGAAGTCGCCCTGCTCGCCGGCGTCAGCATCGACTACTACGTCCGCCTCGAGCGCGGCCACCTCGCCGGCGCCTCGGAGGAAGTCCTCGACTCCGTGGCGAACGCCCTCCGGCTCGATGAGGCCGAGCGCGCCCATCTCCACGACCTGGCCCGGGCCGCCGCCAAGCGGCCCGTCCGCCGTGGCAGGCGTGCCCGCGGCCCGCTCCCGGACAGCGTCCTGCGCGTCCTGAACTCCATGGCCGACTCCCCGGCCTTCATCCGCAACGGCCGTCTGGACATCCTCGCCGTCAACGATCTCGGCCGCGCCCTGTACTCCCCGTTGTTCGCCCACGACGCCGCCGAGCCGGTCAACATCGCCCGCTTCCAGTTCCTCGACGCACGGGGCCGCGCTTTCTTCCCCGACTGGGAGGAGTCCGTGAACACCACCGTCGCCCTGCTGCGCACCGAAGCCGGGCGGGCGCCGCACGACAGTGAACTGACCGGGCTCGTCGGTGAACTCGTCACCCGCAGCGAGGAGTTCCGCTCGGCCTGGGCCAAGCACAACGTGCGCCTGCACCACACCGGCCGCAAGTCCTTCGGCCACCCCTCGGTCGGCTTGATCACCCTGGACTTCGACGCCATGGAACTGCCCGCCCAGCCCGGCCTGACCCTCACGGCGTACAGCTGTGCGCCCGGCACGCCCGACCACGACGCCCTTCGGCTCCTCGCCACCTGGGCCGCCTCCGAAAAGCCCCACCCCAGTGGTACCGACGTGAACGAGGACCGCTCGCGTCAGCGATAG
- a CDS encoding acyl-CoA dehydrogenase family protein: MTSLTEQQNVADFYDFEAALTEEERRVLLRTRAFMRDEVQPLVAQHWADGTFPQELISRFRESGLVGLSYEGYGDHGPAAGHLLTGMMAMEMSRVDASVATFFGVHNGLAMYAIHACGDQAQRDRWLPGMARMDTIGAFALTEPLDGSDIAAGMHTTARRDGDTWVLNGAKRWIGNATFADHIVVWARDVDDDQVKGFVVEKGTPGFTAEKIAHKTSLRIVENADVTLTDVRVPEGDRLQNASSFRDVAEVLRATRSGVAWQALGVMTGAYELALRYATQRQQFGRPLAGFQLVQDLLVKSLGNITSSWGMLHRLAALQDAGVFRDEHSSLAKAHVTARMREVVAWSREIFGGNGIVLEYDVARFFADAEAIYSFEGTREMNALIVGKAITGQSAFV; this comes from the coding sequence ATGACTTCACTCACGGAACAGCAGAACGTCGCCGACTTCTACGACTTCGAGGCCGCCCTGACGGAGGAGGAGCGCAGGGTTCTGCTCAGGACCAGGGCGTTCATGCGCGACGAGGTCCAGCCGCTGGTGGCCCAGCACTGGGCCGACGGCACCTTTCCCCAGGAGCTGATCAGCCGTTTCCGGGAGAGTGGACTGGTCGGACTGTCGTACGAGGGCTACGGCGACCACGGCCCCGCCGCCGGCCATCTGTTGACCGGGATGATGGCGATGGAGATGAGCCGTGTCGACGCTTCGGTCGCCACCTTCTTCGGCGTCCACAACGGACTGGCCATGTACGCGATCCATGCCTGCGGGGACCAGGCCCAGCGTGACCGCTGGCTGCCCGGCATGGCGAGGATGGACACCATCGGGGCGTTCGCCCTGACGGAACCGCTGGACGGCTCCGACATCGCGGCGGGCATGCACACCACCGCCCGCCGGGACGGCGACACCTGGGTGCTCAACGGCGCCAAGCGCTGGATAGGCAACGCCACCTTCGCCGACCACATCGTCGTCTGGGCCCGCGATGTCGACGACGACCAGGTGAAGGGCTTCGTCGTCGAGAAGGGCACGCCCGGGTTCACGGCCGAGAAGATCGCCCACAAGACGTCGCTGCGCATCGTGGAGAACGCGGACGTCACCCTCACCGACGTCCGGGTGCCGGAAGGCGACCGGCTTCAGAACGCCTCCTCCTTCCGTGACGTCGCGGAAGTCCTGCGCGCCACGCGCAGTGGAGTCGCCTGGCAGGCCCTCGGCGTCATGACCGGCGCGTACGAACTGGCCCTGCGCTACGCCACCCAGCGGCAGCAGTTCGGCCGTCCGCTCGCGGGTTTCCAGCTCGTGCAGGATCTCTTGGTGAAGAGCCTGGGCAACATCACCTCCAGCTGGGGCATGCTGCACCGGCTCGCCGCCCTGCAGGACGCCGGAGTCTTCCGGGACGAGCACTCGTCGCTGGCCAAGGCCCATGTCACCGCCCGCATGCGCGAGGTCGTGGCCTGGTCCCGGGAGATCTTCGGAGGCAACGGCATCGTCCTCGAGTACGACGTGGCGCGCTTCTTCGCGGATGCGGAGGCCATCTACTCGTTCGAAGGCACCAGGGAGATGAACGCACTGATCGTCGGTAAGGCGATCACCGGGCAGAGCGCCTTCGTCTGA
- a CDS encoding GlsB/YeaQ/YmgE family stress response membrane protein: MGIIAWIVIGLLAGAIAKALMPGKDPGGIIVTMLIGIVGGLLGGWLGKVIFGVDSIDGFFDLSTWIAAIVGSFILLALYRLVTGNRHSHRHA; encoded by the coding sequence ATGGGCATCATCGCGTGGATCGTCATCGGCCTGCTCGCCGGCGCCATCGCCAAGGCCTTGATGCCGGGCAAGGACCCGGGCGGCATCATCGTCACCATGCTCATCGGCATCGTCGGCGGTCTGCTCGGTGGCTGGCTCGGCAAGGTGATCTTCGGCGTGGACTCCATCGACGGGTTCTTCGACCTCTCCACCTGGATCGCCGCGATCGTCGGCTCGTTCATCCTGCTCGCCCTCTACCGCCTCGTCACGGGCAACCGGCATTCGCACCGCCACGCGTGA
- a CDS encoding helix-turn-helix domain-containing protein, with protein MPGGRLTQQERQQISLGLADGLAYAEIARRLDRPTSTITREVMRNGGPTAYRADLAHHATERRTHRRRQATPRGAATPAPAHGRDAEAVRAYEEMFTTLLMGQGLPKMMSRVLTCLYTTDAGSLTASELVERLDVSPASVSKAVAFLESQGLIRRERDERRRERYAVDDDVFYQSTIASARSSLQLAEAARQGVGVLGSDTPAAARLENIARFVDFVAEGITRAAEQAREVLHTKPRASSGDDAEPGPEHA; from the coding sequence ATGCCGGGAGGCAGACTCACCCAGCAGGAACGCCAGCAGATCTCCCTGGGACTGGCCGACGGCCTCGCCTACGCGGAGATCGCCAGACGTCTCGACCGTCCGACCTCGACGATCACCCGTGAGGTGATGCGGAACGGCGGTCCCACCGCCTACCGCGCCGACCTGGCGCACCACGCCACCGAACGCCGCACCCACCGGAGGAGGCAGGCCACGCCCCGAGGGGCGGCCACGCCCGCGCCGGCCCACGGACGCGACGCCGAGGCCGTGCGCGCGTACGAGGAGATGTTCACCACCCTCCTCATGGGACAGGGCCTGCCCAAGATGATGTCCAGGGTGCTGACCTGCCTCTACACCACGGACGCGGGCAGCCTCACCGCGTCCGAGCTCGTCGAGCGCCTCGACGTCAGCCCGGCGTCCGTCTCGAAGGCGGTCGCGTTCCTCGAAAGCCAGGGCCTCATCCGCCGGGAACGGGACGAACGCCGCCGCGAGCGCTACGCCGTCGACGACGACGTCTTCTACCAGTCGACGATCGCGAGCGCCCGGTCCAGCCTCCAGCTCGCCGAGGCGGCCCGGCAGGGAGTCGGCGTCCTCGGCTCCGACACCCCGGCCGCCGCCCGCCTGGAGAACATCGCCCGCTTCGTCGACTTCGTCGCCGAGGGCATAACCCGCGCCGCGGAGCAGGCCCGCGAGGTCCTCCACACCAAACCCAGAGCGTCCTCGGGCGACGATGCCGAGCCGGGCCCGGAGCACGCTTAG